The following coding sequences are from one Nitrospira sp. CR1.1 window:
- a CDS encoding SUMF1/EgtB/PvdO family nonheme iron enzyme, with amino-acid sequence MIGIGLWAASSPDRLSKPTVTARTQVQIFMGGVSTTSPSSTAIMRPLRVALLTCLLVIAPLCPAESAGGLLEQLRHPRPSLETQAYPEVPMAMVPEGVFRMGANGTDALEDEKPQHEVWIDRFEIDRDEVTTGHYAEFLASTKHPAPWQWESVDLSQHYDRPVIGVNWFDAAAYCEWRGKRLPTEAEWEKAARGIDGRLFPWGNQSPREESANFGLGARFSYSQVLVPVERYEQGRSPYGLYQMAGNAGEWVADWYGANYYETGSRNNPSGPDVGLFRVVRGGSWSDLPKYLLTYGRFKLPPETRNSYTGFRCARSGGPTASP; translated from the coding sequence ATGATCGGCATTGGGTTGTGGGCGGCATCATCCCCTGACCGTCTGTCGAAGCCAACTGTTACGGCGAGAACCCAGGTGCAGATCTTCATGGGCGGTGTTTCTACAACCTCCCCCTCATCCACAGCGATCATGCGTCCCTTGCGCGTTGCCCTGCTCACCTGTCTGCTGGTCATTGCCCCGCTGTGCCCGGCTGAGTCGGCCGGCGGGCTGCTTGAGCAGTTGCGCCACCCGCGCCCCAGTCTGGAGACGCAGGCCTATCCCGAGGTCCCGATGGCGATGGTTCCTGAGGGGGTCTTTCGTATGGGCGCCAATGGGACGGACGCGTTGGAGGACGAGAAACCGCAGCATGAGGTGTGGATCGACCGGTTTGAGATTGACCGTGACGAGGTGACGACCGGGCATTACGCTGAATTCCTTGCCTCCACGAAGCATCCAGCGCCCTGGCAATGGGAGTCGGTGGACCTGTCGCAGCACTATGACCGTCCGGTCATCGGCGTCAACTGGTTCGACGCCGCCGCCTATTGCGAGTGGCGGGGCAAACGGCTCCCGACCGAAGCCGAGTGGGAGAAGGCGGCACGAGGGATTGACGGACGGCTGTTTCCATGGGGCAATCAGAGTCCGCGCGAGGAATCGGCCAATTTCGGATTGGGCGCCCGGTTCAGCTACAGCCAGGTGCTGGTCCCCGTGGAGCGTTACGAACAGGGGCGTAGCCCCTATGGCCTGTATCAGATGGCAGGAAATGCGGGAGAATGGGTCGCGGATTGGTACGGGGCGAATTATTACGAGACGGGTTCGCGCAACAATCCCTCCGGGCCTGATGTCGGATTATTTCGAGTGGTGAGGGGAGGGTCCTGGTCAGACTTGCCGAAGTATCTGCTCACCTATGGCCGGTTCAAGTTGCCGCCGGAGACGCGCAATAGCTATACAGGATTTCGATGCGCCAGGTCCGGTGGTCCGACCGCTTCGCCGTGA